A single region of the Pueribacillus theae genome encodes:
- a CDS encoding VWA domain-containing protein — MRGKLVDLCSSLRLSGVPVSIPESLEAASVVTDLEKGNVEDRETIRLFLQATMLKDEKKASLFNEQFERWWMRWYGASKSGYTLPDILQSLEKSILKGDKEEIEQLFNMAIDRFKSSAGEGGSGISPDKEHGAEGIGHQSNPLKRFTDRRALYYDLRKLLNFEELSHKIAQDADMSLWHQQNAKDSLNQAEAFLRKTVFNSGYSSGDRNVWRIRTRIQEKREDVSDLSISKATFTQFKKMQEIVPDIVRKLSYRKKYKDHDQKGILQLRKTMRSSLSNGGVPIDVIFKRKTPKKERIAILCDLSGSVEIFSQFALQLANCFSSQFAGVKCYGFISDIDDITRFVSREDFPHSMKGLYSESNLVLGSGNSDYGQVFGQFVEKHLPELARSSSVLILGDARNNGRDPGLDAFKAIRNWVKKVYWLNPEPTSSWGSGDSVMSQYAELCDSAHYIESVNDLAKFLVSLRGN; from the coding sequence ATGAGAGGTAAGCTCGTTGACCTTTGCAGTTCATTAAGGCTTTCCGGAGTCCCAGTATCGATACCGGAATCACTGGAGGCTGCTTCAGTCGTCACCGATTTAGAGAAGGGGAATGTCGAGGATAGAGAAACGATCCGTTTGTTTCTGCAAGCCACCATGTTAAAAGATGAAAAAAAAGCCTCTCTATTCAATGAACAATTTGAACGCTGGTGGATGCGTTGGTATGGGGCTAGTAAATCAGGCTACACACTTCCCGATATTTTACAATCTCTCGAGAAATCGATTTTAAAAGGCGATAAGGAAGAAATTGAACAGCTTTTTAATATGGCGATCGATCGTTTTAAAAGCTCGGCGGGAGAGGGGGGATCCGGTATTTCACCGGATAAAGAACATGGTGCTGAAGGAATTGGGCATCAAAGCAATCCCCTTAAACGCTTCACTGATAGGCGGGCGCTTTATTATGATCTTAGAAAACTTCTGAATTTTGAAGAGCTTTCTCATAAGATTGCTCAAGATGCTGACATGAGCTTGTGGCATCAGCAAAATGCCAAAGATTCATTGAATCAGGCAGAGGCCTTTTTGCGAAAAACTGTTTTTAATTCAGGATATAGCTCAGGGGATCGCAATGTCTGGAGAATCCGCACTAGAATACAGGAAAAACGTGAGGATGTTTCCGATCTCTCGATATCTAAAGCTACATTTACACAATTTAAAAAAATGCAGGAGATCGTGCCGGATATTGTAAGAAAGCTATCCTATCGAAAAAAATATAAAGATCATGATCAAAAAGGAATCTTGCAGTTAAGAAAAACGATGAGAAGCTCGCTTTCCAATGGTGGCGTCCCTATCGATGTCATTTTCAAAAGAAAAACGCCTAAAAAAGAGCGAATCGCGATTCTCTGTGACTTATCGGGGTCTGTAGAAATATTTAGCCAATTTGCCCTTCAATTGGCGAATTGTTTTAGCAGTCAATTTGCCGGGGTAAAATGTTATGGGTTTATCAGTGATATCGATGATATTACGCGGTTTGTATCAAGGGAAGATTTCCCGCATTCCATGAAAGGACTTTATTCAGAAAGCAACCTTGTCTTGGGTTCTGGCAACAGTGATTATGGACAGGTTTTCGGTCAATTTGTAGAGAAACACCTGCCGGAACTTGCGAGAAGCTCTTCCGTATTAATTTTAGGTGATGCAAGAAACAATGGACGTGATCCGGGATTGGACGCTTTTAAAGCGATTCGAAACTGGGTGAAAAAAGTATATTGGTTAAACCCTGAACCAACGTCATCTTGGGGAAGTGGAGATAGCGTGATGTCCCAATACGCTGAGCTTTGTGATTCTGCCCATTACATTGAAAGCGTAAATGACCTTGCTAAGTTTTTGGTAAGTTTACGTGGGAATTAA